One genomic window of Dermacentor andersoni chromosome 8, qqDerAnde1_hic_scaffold, whole genome shotgun sequence includes the following:
- the LOC126526423 gene encoding uncharacterized protein isoform X2 gives MSRKRPRPCDDESCEFMPISKKINNLRIRVNSHDTVDEDTSSSGGSCPDHAPLAHMVSNGGDNNPHYGAINRLLFEAHMQRQQRMLGASHQRLPEHCPGPSQL, from the exons ATGTC CCGCAAGCGTCCCCGCCCATGCGACGATGAGAGCTGCGAGTTCATGCCAATTTCAAAGAAGATTAACAACCTCAGGATAAG GGTCAACTCCCACGACACTGTAGACGAAGAC ACAAGCTCCTCTGGCGGGTCTTGCCCCGACCATGCCCCACTGGCGCACATGGTTTCCAATGGCGGTGACAACAACCCACACTACGGCGCCATCAACCGGCTTCTCTTTGAAGCTCACATGCAGAGGCAGCAACGAATGCTCGGTGCCTCCCATCAGCGACTTCCGGAGCACTGTCCCGGTCCGAGTCAGCTGTGA
- the LOC126526423 gene encoding uncharacterized protein isoform X1, which translates to MTLTESSRKRPRPCDDESCEFMPISKKINNLRIRVNSHDTVDEDTSSSGGSCPDHAPLAHMVSNGGDNNPHYGAINRLLFEAHMQRQQRMLGASHQRLPEHCPGPSQL; encoded by the exons ATGACGCTGACAGAAAGCTC CCGCAAGCGTCCCCGCCCATGCGACGATGAGAGCTGCGAGTTCATGCCAATTTCAAAGAAGATTAACAACCTCAGGATAAG GGTCAACTCCCACGACACTGTAGACGAAGAC ACAAGCTCCTCTGGCGGGTCTTGCCCCGACCATGCCCCACTGGCGCACATGGTTTCCAATGGCGGTGACAACAACCCACACTACGGCGCCATCAACCGGCTTCTCTTTGAAGCTCACATGCAGAGGCAGCAACGAATGCTCGGTGCCTCCCATCAGCGACTTCCGGAGCACTGTCCCGGTCCGAGTCAGCTGTGA
- the LOC126526423 gene encoding uncharacterized protein isoform X3 encodes MPISKKINNLRIRVNSHDTVDEDTSSSGGSCPDHAPLAHMVSNGGDNNPHYGAINRLLFEAHMQRQQRMLGASHQRLPEHCPGPSQL; translated from the exons ATGCCAATTTCAAAGAAGATTAACAACCTCAGGATAAG GGTCAACTCCCACGACACTGTAGACGAAGAC ACAAGCTCCTCTGGCGGGTCTTGCCCCGACCATGCCCCACTGGCGCACATGGTTTCCAATGGCGGTGACAACAACCCACACTACGGCGCCATCAACCGGCTTCTCTTTGAAGCTCACATGCAGAGGCAGCAACGAATGCTCGGTGCCTCCCATCAGCGACTTCCGGAGCACTGTCCCGGTCCGAGTCAGCTGTGA